The segment CGGCGGGCGACCAGCAGGTCACCGCTGCCGGCGACCCGCACGACCTGGATGCCATCCGCCGCTTTGCCGTCGCCTGGCTGCGCCGGGAGCAAGACCAGGACCTGACGGCCTTCGACGTCCAATTCGACGTCTACTCCCTCGAGTCGAGCCTGTACGCCGATGGGCGTGTCGAGGAGGTGGTCAGGCGGCTCACGGAAAACGGGCATACGTACGAGCAGGACGGCGCGCTCTGGCTGCGTACCACCGCCTTCGGTGACGACAAGGATCGGGTGATGCGCAAGGCAGACGGCAGCTACACCTATTTCGTCCCCGATGTCGCCTATCACCTGGACAAGTGGGAGCGGGGCTTTGGCCGCGTCATCAACGAGCAGGGGGCTGACCATCACAGCACCATCACCCGGGTGCGGGCCGGTCTGCAGGCTCTGAACGCAGGGATTCCAGGGGGGTGGCCAGAGTACGTGCTGCACCAGATGGTGACGGTCCTGCGCGGCGGCGAGGAGGTCAAGATCTCCAAACGCGCCGGCAGTTACGTTACCCTGCGGGATCTCATCGACGAGGTCGGCCGCGATGCCACCCGTTTCTTTTTCCTCATGCGCCGGACCGACTCCCAACTCGTGTTCGACCTCGATTTGGCCAAGCAGCAGACCGCCGACAATCCGGTCTTTTATGTCCAGTACGCCCATGCCCGTGTCTGCAGCGTCAGCCGCAACGCCGCCGAGCAGGGAATACCCCTGCCTGGTCTGGGAGAGGTCGACTTCGACCGGCTGATTCTCGATGAGGAACTGGCCCTGGCCAAGCTGCTGGCCCGTTACCCCGAAACCGTGGAAAGCGCCGCCCTTCACCTCGAGCCGCACCGTGTCGTTTTCTACCTGCAGGAACTGGCGGCCCTTTTCCACAGCTACTACAATCGGCAGCGGGTATTGACAGAGGATGTCGAGGCCAGTCGCGCTCGTCTCTATCTGGTCAATTGTGTCCGCGCCGTGCTGGAAAACGCACTGCTGCTTCTGGGTGTCTCGGCTCCGGAGCAGATGTAGCAGGGAGGCTCCGCCATGGTTCGTCAGTTCGCTACGCGCAGCCAGCGTCGACTGGAGAAAAAGCAGGCTGTCATCCTGCTGGCGCTGGTGCTGGTCGTCTCCATGGTCAGCTTCACGCTCGGGGTGCTGGTGGGGCGCGGCAGCGCCAAGCCCGTCGTTGCCGTGGCCCCACCCCAGGCGGTGCGCATGCCGGTGGCAGAGGCCGTGCCGCCGCCGGCCGCGGCTGCACCGGCGGCCGGCGAGCGGCCGGCCGATAGCCTGACCTTCTACGACTCGCTGCCCAAGGGGGGACAGGCGCCTCTCGGCAGCGGCATCAACCTGCGGCCGGCCAGCGAGACGGCTCCGCTGGCAACCGTCCCGGCCGCCGAGCCGGCCAAGCCGGCTGCAGTGTCCTCTGCAACAGCGGTGGCGACTTCCATGCCGACGAAGGCGGATGTCCCGGCGCCATCGCCGGCGAAGGCCACCGCACCCGTGGCGAAGGCTGCCGCACCTGCGGCGAAGCCCACCGCACCCGTGGCGAAGCCCACCGCACCCGTGGCGAAGGCCACCGCACCGGCTGCCGCCGGTGGCTACCTGGTGCAGGCGGCGGCTTTTCGCCGTAGCGAAGACGCCAGGGGGCTGCAGGCGAAGCTTGCCCGGAAGGGATACTCGGTTTTCACCGAGGAGGCGAACCTGGGGGCGAAGGGGGTCTGGTACCGGGTTTACGTCGGTCCCTTTGCCACCGCCGGCGCCGCCGATTCTGTCGTATCCCGCCTCAAAACCGAAGAAAGGCTGACGGCCCTGGTCCGCAAGCGCTGAGGCAACCCACCCCGGCTGCCGCTGCCGCTGTCGGGCCTGACCGGTAAAATATTTTCTTGACTTTGTTTTCGGATACCGGTAAATTCCGTTCTCCGTGACGCGGGGTGGAGCAGTCTGGTAGCTCGTCGGGCTCATAACCCGAAGGTCGAAGGTTCAAATCCTTCCCCCGCAACCAAAGCCGATATCTTCCCTAGCCGGGAGGTTTTTTGCAAGCTTCGGCGGTGTAGCTCAGTTGGTTAGAGCATGCGGCTCATATCCGCAGTGTCCGGAGTTCGAATCTCTGCACCGCCACCATTCCCCAGCGAAGCCCTCTCCGGAACCCGGAGAGGGCTTTGTCTTTCTCCCGTCAGGGTTCCGAAAAGGGATTGGCCATGCTGACCGCCTTCGCCCGCATTCTTCGTGAGCAGCACCTCCTTTCCCCCGGCGACCGGGTGCTGGTTGCGGTCTCCGGCGGGGCGGACTCGGTCGCTCTGCTGCATCTGCTGCACGCCCTGGCGCCGAGCTTCCCCCTGACCGTTCTGGCTGCCCACCTCGATCATGGCATGCGGCCGGAAAGTCCGCAGGATGCCGAATTCGTCCGTGGACTGTGTGCCGGGCTGGGCGTCGTTCTGATCGAAGGGCGTGTCGAGGTTCCCGTGCTGGCGGCGCAGCGGCGCCGTGGGCTGGAGGAGACGGCCAGGGAGGCCCGCCGACAGTTTCTCTGCGAGACGGCCGCCCGGCAAGGGTGCACGGCGATCGCCCTCGGCCATCACCGGGACGACCAGGCGGAAACCGTCCTTTTCCGGCTGCTGCGCGGCAGCGCCCTCACCGGGTTAGCCGCCATGCGCCCCCGGAGTACTCTTTTCATCCGGCCCCTGCTCTCCTTCTCCAGGGAGCAAATCCTTGAGTTTCTCGCAGCGCAACAGCTGCCGTTCGTCGAGGATGCCAGCAATTCCGATGTCACCTTCACCCGCAACCGGATACGCCATCAGGTTCTCCCTCTGCTGCGCGACTTCAATCCCCGGATCGAGGAGCACCTTGCCCGCCTCAGCCACCGGCTCGCCCTTGAAGAGGACTACTGGGAGAGGGAGGAGCGGCGGTTGTTGTTGGAACTTGGCCAAGTGGGTGAATCCGAGGTCCGGTTCGAGCGGAGCGGGCTGCTCGCTCTGCATCCAGCCATGCGCCTGCGACTGCTGCGGCGGGCACTGTTGAGCGTGCGCGGCGACTTGCAGGGGGTGGCCGCCTGCCACCTCGAGGGGGTCGACGGCCTCCTTTCGGCCGAACGCCCGCAGGCGGAGCTGCATCTGCCGGGAGCCTGGGCGGGACGCCGCTACGAACAGCTCTGGCTGCGCCGGATGGCGCCCAAGGAGTGCCCCTCCTGCCTTTTTACGATCGATGGTCCGGGGAACTACCCGCTCCCCGGCGGTGGAGAGTTGCAGGTCGTCCTGGTGCCATCGTCACTCGGGGAGGACCGCCGGGCGGTAGAATTCGATGCCGACCGGGTGCGGTTTCCGCTGACTCTCCGTTCGCCGCGTCCCGGTGACCGGTTTCGCCCGGCGGGCCTGGACGGCAGCAAGAAACTGAAAGACTTTCTGATCGATGCCAAAGTGCCGCGAGAACAGCGCCGCCGTCTGCTGCTGGTGGTGGCGGCTGAAATCCTCTGGGTGGTCGGCATGCGTCGCTGCGCCGGTCGGCAGCCTGCGCAGCCAGGAGGGAGGGTGCTGCGGCTGGTCGCGCAGCTGCCGGAATCCCCGACTATTCAGTTGTGAAATCAGAGGGTTTGTGGTAGATTTCCGAAGCGCCTCAGTGCCTCTCCGCCCGTCTGGCGGGAGGTTGTCTGGCGGAGAACAAACCTTTAGGGGGTACAGTGAATCAGTTTTATAAAAATCTTGCGCTCTGGCTGGTCATCTCCCTGGTGATGATCCTGCTCTTCAACATGATGACCCACAAGGACCGCGAGCAAAAGCCGATTACCTATACGGCGTTTCTCGCTGCCGTCGAAGAAGGGCAAGTCCAGGACGTGACCGTCCAGGGCGAAAATATCGAAGGAAAATACAAGGACGGCACATTGTTCAAGACCTTCGCTCCCGACGACCCCGGGTTGATTGCCGAGTTGCGGCAGAAAGGGGTCATCATCGAGGCCAAACCCGCAGAGGACCGCAGCTTCTGGTTTACGCTGATGGTTTCCTGGGGGCCGATTCTGCTGCTGATCGGCGTCTGGATCTTCTTCATGCGGCAGATGCAGTCGGGTGGCGGCAAGGCGATGAGCTTCGGCAAGAGCCGGGCCAAGTTGCTGACCGATACCCAGGCGCAGGTTACCTTCAAGGACGTGGCCGGCATCGACGAGGCCAAGGAGGAACTCGAGGAGATCGTCTCCTTCCTCAAGGATCCGAAGAAATTCTCCCGGCTCGGCGGGCGCATCCCGAAGGGCGTGCTGCTGGTCGGCTCTCCCGGCACCGGCAAGACTCTCCTCGCCCGGGCCATCGCCGGCGAGGCCGGAGTCCCCTTCTTCTCCATCTCCGGTTCCGATTTCGTCGAGATGTTCGTCGGCGTCGGCGCCAGCCGCGTGCGTGACCTCTTCGTCCAGGGGAAAAAGAATGCCCCCTGCATCATTTTCATCGATGAAATCGACGCCGTCGGCCGCCACCGCGGTGCCGGTCTAGGCGGCGGCCACGACGAGCGGGAGCAGACTCTCAACCAGTTGCTGGTCGAGATGGACGGTTTCGAGTCGAACGAAGGGGTGATCCTGATCGCCGCCACCAACCGGCCCGACGTCCTCGACCCGGCGCTGCTGCGCCCGGGTCGTTTCGACCGCCAGGTCGTCGTCCCCCGGCCCGACATCAAGGGACGGCTGAAGATCCTCACCGTCCATGCCCGCAAGGTTCCCCTCTCGCCGGATGTCAACATGGAAGTGCTGGCCAAGGGAACGCCGGGATTTTCCGGCGCCGACCTGGCCAACCTGATCAATGAGGCGGCCCTCCTCGCCGCCCGCGGTAACAAGAACCAGGTCGACATGCATGATCTGGAGGCGGCCAAGGACAAGGTGATGATGGGCGCTGAGCGGCGCTCCATGGTCATCACCGAGGAAGAAAAGAAGGTCACCGCCTATCACGAGGCGGGGCATGCCCTGGTGGGTCTCTTCATCCCCGGTGCCGACCCGGTGCACAAGGTCTCCATCATTCCCCGCGGCCGGGCCATGGGAGTGACCATGTATCTCCCCGAGGAGGAAAAGTACAACGAGACGCGCGAAGGGTTGCATACCCGCATCTGCACCCTGCTCGGCGGCCGGGTGGCCGAGGAAATCGTCTTCACCACCATCACCAGCGGTGCCAGCAACGACCTCGAACGGGCCACCGCCATCGCCCGCAAGATGGTTTGCGAATGGGGGATGAGCGAAAAGCTCGGACCCTTGACCTTCGGCGAGAAGGAAGGAGAGATTTTCCTCGGCCGCGATATG is part of the Desulfuromonadales bacterium genome and harbors:
- a CDS encoding SPOR domain-containing protein, whose translation is MVRQFATRSQRRLEKKQAVILLALVLVVSMVSFTLGVLVGRGSAKPVVAVAPPQAVRMPVAEAVPPPAAAAPAAGERPADSLTFYDSLPKGGQAPLGSGINLRPASETAPLATVPAAEPAKPAAVSSATAVATSMPTKADVPAPSPAKATAPVAKAAAPAAKPTAPVAKPTAPVAKATAPAAAGGYLVQAAAFRRSEDARGLQAKLARKGYSVFTEEANLGAKGVWYRVYVGPFATAGAADSVVSRLKTEERLTALVRKR
- the argS gene encoding arginine--tRNA ligase, with product MKEQLRQQIRGALQACYAAGSLHGGLFPEFALEVPAHAEHGDFAANVAMLLARDEKKPPRKIAEAIVAALGAGNGLWRRVEIAGPGFINFFLTNRCWYGVLDEVVRQGRDYGRSRVGQGQPVQVEFVSANPTGPLHIGHGRGAAVGDTLCRLLAATGWAVTREFYYNDAGAQISNLALSVQSRCLGIEPDDPRWPADGYQGEYIRDVACSYLAGETVAAGDQQVTAAGDPHDLDAIRRFAVAWLRREQDQDLTAFDVQFDVYSLESSLYADGRVEEVVRRLTENGHTYEQDGALWLRTTAFGDDKDRVMRKADGSYTYFVPDVAYHLDKWERGFGRVINEQGADHHSTITRVRAGLQALNAGIPGGWPEYVLHQMVTVLRGGEEVKISKRAGSYVTLRDLIDEVGRDATRFFFLMRRTDSQLVFDLDLAKQQTADNPVFYVQYAHARVCSVSRNAAEQGIPLPGLGEVDFDRLILDEELALAKLLARYPETVESAALHLEPHRVVFYLQELAALFHSYYNRQRVLTEDVEASRARLYLVNCVRAVLENALLLLGVSAPEQM
- the ftsH gene encoding ATP-dependent zinc metalloprotease FtsH, with amino-acid sequence MNQFYKNLALWLVISLVMILLFNMMTHKDREQKPITYTAFLAAVEEGQVQDVTVQGENIEGKYKDGTLFKTFAPDDPGLIAELRQKGVIIEAKPAEDRSFWFTLMVSWGPILLLIGVWIFFMRQMQSGGGKAMSFGKSRAKLLTDTQAQVTFKDVAGIDEAKEELEEIVSFLKDPKKFSRLGGRIPKGVLLVGSPGTGKTLLARAIAGEAGVPFFSISGSDFVEMFVGVGASRVRDLFVQGKKNAPCIIFIDEIDAVGRHRGAGLGGGHDEREQTLNQLLVEMDGFESNEGVILIAATNRPDVLDPALLRPGRFDRQVVVPRPDIKGRLKILTVHARKVPLSPDVNMEVLAKGTPGFSGADLANLINEAALLAARGNKNQVDMHDLEAAKDKVMMGAERRSMVITEEEKKVTAYHEAGHALVGLFIPGADPVHKVSIIPRGRAMGVTMYLPEEEKYNETREGLHTRICTLLGGRVAEEIVFTTITSGASNDLERATAIARKMVCEWGMSEKLGPLTFGEKEGEIFLGRDMGHMKNYSEATAVEIDGEIRRIVQQNYERTRDILQQQRAALVLVAEALLERENLDGAEIRRMVFGESTAAAPRSGETVAPGAGPCVEEALHQAE
- the tilS gene encoding tRNA lysidine(34) synthetase TilS codes for the protein MSFSRQGSEKGLAMLTAFARILREQHLLSPGDRVLVAVSGGADSVALLHLLHALAPSFPLTVLAAHLDHGMRPESPQDAEFVRGLCAGLGVVLIEGRVEVPVLAAQRRRGLEETAREARRQFLCETAARQGCTAIALGHHRDDQAETVLFRLLRGSALTGLAAMRPRSTLFIRPLLSFSREQILEFLAAQQLPFVEDASNSDVTFTRNRIRHQVLPLLRDFNPRIEEHLARLSHRLALEEDYWEREERRLLLELGQVGESEVRFERSGLLALHPAMRLRLLRRALLSVRGDLQGVAACHLEGVDGLLSAERPQAELHLPGAWAGRRYEQLWLRRMAPKECPSCLFTIDGPGNYPLPGGGELQVVLVPSSLGEDRRAVEFDADRVRFPLTLRSPRPGDRFRPAGLDGSKKLKDFLIDAKVPREQRRRLLLVVAAEILWVVGMRRCAGRQPAQPGGRVLRLVAQLPESPTIQL